One genomic region from Mangifera indica cultivar Alphonso chromosome 17, CATAS_Mindica_2.1, whole genome shotgun sequence encodes:
- the LOC123200477 gene encoding potassium channel AKT1-like, giving the protein MASQRNKSVFRVSVCGQENIEQLSRDGSQYSLSTGVIPSLGARSNRRVKLRKFIISPCDRRYRIWENFLVLLVIYTAWASPFEFGFLQKPEKALSITDNVVNGFFAVDIVLTFFVAYLDKATYLLVDSPKKIAWKYTSSWFLLDVISTIPSELAYKISAKPLQYYGFFSMLRLWRLRRVSALFSRLEKDKNYNYFWVRCCKLTFVTLFAVHCAGCFYYLIAARYHNPHRTWIAATLGDNFIAKSIWSRYVTSIYWSITTLTTVGYGDLHPFNAREMIFDIFFMLFNLGLTAYLIGNMTNLVVHGTSRTRRFRDTIQAASSFAQRNHLPHHLQDQMLAHLCLKYRTDSEGLQQQETLDSLPKAIRSSISHYLFYSLMDKVYLFRGVSNDLLFQLVSEMKAEYFPPKEDVILQNEAPTDFYILVTGAVDLLILKNGTEQIIGEAKAGEICGEIGLLCYRPQLFTVRTKRLSQLLRLDRTTFLNIVQANLGDGTVIINNLLQHLKDLQVQDPTMEGIFIETENMLAHGRMDLPLSLCFAAHRADDLLLHQLLKRGLDPIESDNNGRKPLHIAASKGSENCVLLLLDYGADPNCRDSEGNVPLWDAMLGNHEHVINLLMDNGGNLKSGDMGHFACTAAEKNNLELLKEIVRHGADVTKPRNNGSTALHVAVCEDNIEIVRFLLDQGADIDKPDVHGWTPRELADQQGHEDIQLIFQSFKETRTRPIGRFTSEPAISGLAKEGSFRSTAGTCNQSCPRRGTNNFHNSLFGIMSAAHAVEKDLLFSGNHSKHVMAVSVNSTRVTISCPERGVITGKLVLLPASLQKLLEIGAKKFGISAGKILSKEGAEIDNIDVIKDGDHLIFVSDGDHSSLNRGTTV; this is encoded by the exons ATGGCGAGCCAGAGAAACAAAAGTGTGTTTAGAGTTTCAGTCTGCGGCCAAGAAAATATAGAGCAGTTGTCAAGAGATGGCAGCCAATACAGTTTGTCAACCGGCGTTATTCCGTCGCTTGGAGCAAGAAGCAACCGGAGAGTCAAGCtcagaaaatttattatttcgcCTTGCGATCGTCGTTACAG GATATGGGAGAATTTTCTTGTCCTTCTGGTTATCTACACTGCTTGGGCGTCGCCATTTGAATTTGGGTTCCTTCAAAAGCCAGAGAAAGCACTTTCCATCACTGATAACGTTGTTAATGGATTCTTTGCCGTCGATATTGTTCTCACCTTCTTCGTAGCTTACCTCGACAAAGCCACCTACCTGCTTGTCGATAGTCCAAAGAAGATTGCTTGGAAATATACAAGCTCCTGGTTTCTCTTGGATGTCATATCTACAATCCCATCTGAACTCGCTTACAAAATCTCTGCTAAACCTCTCCAATATTATGGCTTTTTCAGCATGCTTCGCCTTTGGCGTCTCAGAAGAGTTAGTGCCCTGTTTTCCAg ATTGGAGAAAGACAAGAACTACAATTATTTTTGGGTTCGATGCTGTAAACTTACTTTT GTCACCTTGTTTGCGGTGCATTGTGCTGGATGCTTCTATTATCTCATTGCCGCACGTTACCATAATCCTCACAGAACCTGGATTGCAGCAACCCTGGGAGACAACTTCATTGCAAAGAGCATTTGGAGTCGGTATGTGACTTCAATCTACTGGTCTATCACTACACTAACAACTGTTGGCTATGGGGATTTGCATCCATTTAATGCAAGGGAGATGATCTTTGACATCTTCTTTATGCTCTTCAATCTTGGATTGACTGCATATCTGATTGGTAACATGACCAACTTGGTTGTCCATGGAACTAGTCGAACCAGAAGATTT AGAGACACCATTCAAGCTGCTTCAAGTTTTGCTCAGAGGAACCATTTGCCACATCACCTACAAGATCAGATGCTGGCACATTTGTGTTTGAAGTACAGGACTGATTCTGAGGGACTCCAGCAGCAAGAGACTCTTGATTCTCTTCCTAAAGCCATCCGATCAAGCATTTCACATTATCTTTTTTACTCTCTCATGGACAAGGTGTACTTATTTCGTGGGGTTTCCAATGACTTGCTTTTCCAGCTGGTCTCAGAGATGAAGGCTGAGTATTTTCCACCAAAAGAAGATGTCATTTTGCAAAATGAAGCACCAACAGACTTCTACATTCTTGTCACCGGGGCTGTG GATCTATTGATTCTCAAAAATGGAACTGAACAG ATTATTGGGGAGGCTAAAGCTGGTGAAATTTGTGGAGAGATTGGGTTACTTTGTTATCGGCCACAGCTTTTTACAGTGCGGACAAAACGATTGAGCCAACTGTTACGGCTGGACCGTACGACATTCCTGAATATTGTTCAAGCTAATCTTGGTGATGGAACGGTAATCATCAATAATCTTCTCCAG CATTTGAAAGATCTCCAAGTCCAGGACCCAACTATGGAGGGAATTTTTATTGAGACTGAGAACATGCTAGCTCATGGGAGAATGGACTTACCTCTCAGTCTATGTTTTGCTGCACATAGAGCAGATGATTTACTGTTGCATCAGCTGTTGAAACGAGGCCTTGATCCAATTGAATCAGACAACAATGGAAGAAAACCTCTG CATATAGCAGCATCAAAAGGAAGTGAAAATTGTGTGCTCCTCCTACTCGATTACGGCGCAGATCCTAACTGCAGAG ACTCAGAGGGTAATGTACCATTATGGGATGCAATGCTGGGAAATCATGAACATGTGATTAACCTTCTTATGGACAATGGTGGAAACCTTAAATCTGGAGATATGGGTCACTTTGCATGCACTGCTGCTGAGAAGAACAACTTGGAATTACTTAAAGAAATCGTTCGCCATGGTGCGGATGTCACAAAGCCTAGGAACAATGGCTCCACTGCTCTCCACGTTGCAGTTTGTGAAGACAACATTGAAATAGTCAGATTTCTCTTAGACCAGGGGGCTGACATTGATAAACCAGATGTCCATGGCTGGACCCCAAGGGAGCTAGCTGATCAGCAGGGACATGAGGATATACAACTCATTTTCCAATCTTTTAAGGAGACTAGAACTCGGCCTATTGGCAGGTTTACAAGTGAACCAGCTATTAGTGGTTTAGCCAAAGAAGGTTCGTTTCGATCTACCGCTGGGACATGCAACCAGAGTTGTCCACGGCGCGGGACTAATAACTTCCACAATTCATTGTTTGGAATAATGTCAGCTGCTCACGCAGTGGAGAAAGACTTACTTTTTTCAGGTAATCATTCTAAGCATGTCATGGCTGTTAGTGTTAATTCTACAAGAGTGACAATTAGTTGTCCAGAAAGGGGAGTAATCACAGGAAAGCTTGTGCTACTTCCAGCAAGCTTGCAGAAACTACTTGAAATTGGTGCTAAAAAATTTGGGATCTCAGCaggtaaaattttaagtaaagaaGGAGCTGAAATTGATAATATAGATGTTATTAAAGACGGCGATCATCTTATTTTTGTCAGTGATGGTGATCATAGCTCCTTGAACCGTGGGACTACTGTGtaa